The genomic DNA AAAAATAATATTACTAGACACAGGTAACCAGACCTGTACATGCAAAGATGTATAAGGCAgaagaaaacgaagaaaataaaaattTTTTGCAACACCCCAGCGAATAACCATCCCTCATGAAGAAGACTCTTAGGAAGTCATATTTCGTCATTATGAAAGTGAATCATGGTTGATAGAAAGTGTTCGACGCATCGCCCATCAGTTGCGCGGACACATCGGGGATGTTGTCTTCCAAAGATGCCATCAATTCCACCTGCTCCTGGTAGCTAAGTGTTCGCTCACGCCACGATGGAACCGGAAGGGGCGCGTTGAGATACTGCGAGTATTGATCCGCAATGGTGCTTGTCCAATTCATTGGGTCAACTGCTGCTTCGACATAGGCCAGATGGCCGGCTGTTGTGGAGGCAAGGTTGAAGTCAGGATCCCAGCCCTGGAGACCTGGAACCACAGTTGGGAATGCGTTAAATGGGGTGGTTGGGTCGACTTGCAGACCTCCGTATGTGGCTGCCGGTGTAGCATATGACGGTGATGTGAACTGCATTGCGGGGCTGTCGTTGGAGATGGGtatttgttgttgttgttgttgttgttgttgttgctgctgctgctgctgctgctgctgttgcatCGGTGGAGTCAACATCTGGTATGGCGTTGACTCCGCTACTCCAATGGGTGGTGTAGATGAAATTGATGAATGCGAATAAGGCAAGGTAGGATCTGTTGAATGTGCCCGTGATGCCGTGCTTGTGGATGAGCCATCCGTAATGGAAGGTTTACCGAAGCGGGCATTGTGCGATTGTAATGACGTAGTGATGCTTGAAGGGCTAGACATATCAGGAGGACTCATCGCGTCTTGACACGATCCGGGCGTGGCATGGTTGGATGGATTGGACGGAGAGCGAACGACGAACGACTCTTCAGTATTATATGCCTTCAGACATGCGGCAACCAGACTTCTGTAGAGAAGCAGAGCTGATTCTACCCCAGGCCATCTTTTGGCCGCAAGCATAATGGCTTCCAGCGCTACATCAAGATGGCCTTGCACCTCTTCGATCGGATGATCCTTGCGAATATTAGGATATGAGAGCGACCAAAGAATGGTGTTCAAGGCCATAAATAACGACTGGGTAAAGATCCAAGTCAAATCCACTGAGCCGGTTGCGATCTGTTGTCGTTGCATGCCAACGTTGAAAATCGAGGCCTTGTAGGCTTTTTCAGCCGCGACAGGAGAGGGCTCAGGGACCTGGGGTGATGGTCGATAGAGGAACACGATCATTGTATTCAGCCTGCCGCGGAACCTAGAAAGACAATGTTAGAGCTACACTTATTATGGCAGCAGAAGTCCGCAACTTACCATGTTTCACCCAGCCCGCTACCACCATCGTTCTTAGGGCAAGTGACCACCCAGTGCTCCATCTTTTCCTCCATTTGCCTGAACCATGGATCGTGATCATGGATCGGGTTGTCGCGTCTGTTCAGGTAGAGGGTGCGTCTGATCTCCGCTTGCAAAAGTCGCATTTTCAAAAAGTGTATTGCAATACACTTGGTCAATATCGGTTTTGACCCGGGGAGAATGCCATCCGGTGTGATGTACTGATCATCGACCTGTTCAAAAAACTTGACGTTGACATGATCGTGACTGACCGCGAGACAGCTTGGACGGCCAAGACTATGTGAAAGACCAAATTCCATCGACATAACAATCCAGAATAGTCTCCTCCGCATATCCACTTCCAAGCAATTTAACGTCTCACCAGTCGGTGA from Aspergillus chevalieri M1 DNA, chromosome 1, nearly complete sequence includes the following:
- a CDS encoding putative C6 transcription factor (COG:K;~EggNog:ENOG410PHFN;~InterPro:IPR007219;~PFAM:PF04082;~go_function: GO:0003677 - DNA binding [Evidence IEA];~go_function: GO:0008270 - zinc ion binding [Evidence IEA];~go_process: GO:0006351 - transcription, DNA-templated [Evidence IEA]), producing MRSKNATVPRTYIISLRERARALESEVEKLKNEIQHAADAELMVRGAGRIRFKENDEPRYLGPSSGIAITRLVMEMAKQHTDSKSIKDVVPELTAQEIKSTFSEESNKPTSKIYPMISSIPQSNLPPRNLTYRLMDLFAVKAQAMLPTLHYPTFRQEVEEVFDGSDDPRQNFQLRIVIAISMQKLSTDYAGLADSYYLAALPYLEPSLKRMDLGALQCLALIAQYSMLTPTRTAAYWVVGLAIKLSQDLGLTEESTISKSPTGETLNCLEVDMRRRLFWIVMSMEFGLSHSLGRPSCLAVSHDHVNVKFFEQVDDQYITPDGILPGSKPILTKCIAIHFLKMRLLQAEIRRTLYLNRRDNPIHDHDPWFRQMEEKMEHWVVTCPKNDGGSGLGETWFRGRLNTMIVFLYRPSPQVPEPSPVAAEKAYKASIFNVGMQRQQIATGSVDLTWIFTQSLFMALNTILWSLSYPNIRKDHPIEEVQGHLDVALEAIMLAAKRWPGVESALLLYRSLVAACLKAYNTEESFVVRSPSNPSNHATPGSCQDAMSPPDMSSPSSITTSLQSHNARFGKPSITDGSSTSTASRAHSTDPTLPYSHSSISSTPPIGVAESTPYQMLTPPMQQQQQQQQQQQQQQQQQQQIPISNDSPAMQFTSPSYATPAATYGGLQVDPTTPFNAFPTVVPGLQGWDPDFNLASTTAGHLAYVEAAVDPMNWTSTIADQYSQYLNAPLPVPSWRERTLSYQEQVELMASLEDNIPDVSAQLMGDASNTFYQP